A stretch of DNA from Chitinispirillum alkaliphilum:
GCTATTCTCAGCCTTTATAAAGAGAATTGGTAGATTATTTGCATTCTTTTTCAGTTTTATACCATAGTAAACTGTGTGGGGATAGGTGAATACTTTGTTTTTTCAGAATTGGCAGAGCTTGTTAAGAACGCTCATTGTAACAGTTTTGGCATATGCTGGTATTGTTTTTTTGCTTCGCATTTCCGGCAAAAGAACATTATCAAAAATGAATGCCTTCGATTTTATCGTTACCATTGCCCTGGGCTCTGCTTTGGCCTCAGTGTCTTTGAATAAAGATATACCCCTTATAGAGGGAATACTGGTATTTTTTCTCCTGATCTTTCTTCAGTACATTATTTCATGGCTGTCTGTCAGGATATCTGTTGTCAAAAGAGTTGTTACCAGTGCGCCTGTAATGCTGCTCTACAAAGGTAAAGTCTTACATGAGGTGATGAAAAAAGAGAGAATAACAATAGAAGAATTATATGTAAGTGCACGGGAAAAAGGGATTAGCAGTTTAGAAAAGGTTGATATTGTTGTTCTTGAGACCACGGGTGATATTACGGTTATCCCCAAAATCGGTTCCGGGGATGCTGAAACTCTAAAAAGCGTAAAAAATCGCGAGACAGGGCTTTCCAAATAAATTCGGTTCTAAAAAAAATGCTGTATTTACCGCTTAGGCCCCGATACGGTCTTTAATATTGGATAATTTTGTTTTCCCGTTTTCAAGTATTCCTGTAAACAACGATTTGTTTTTCAAAGCGATATCATAAATTGTGTGCGTACGGTTTATCTGAAAACCGATAACTGCTGCGACTCCGGCCGGGAGACTGTAATGTAATCCGAATAACTCTGTAGTAATTACCGCTGCTGCCAGGGGTACGTTTATCACACTGGCTATCATACCTGAAAACCCTGCAGCAACAAATGCAAAATAGGTGGGAGAACCAATCTCTATACCCAGGAAATAGGATGCGGCAGCCCCCAGAAGCATTCCCGATAGTGCTGATGGTCCTGCAAACCCCGCACTCATTCCACTTCCTACGGCGATACAGGTAATCACAATTTTTACCGCGGCCATTATTATCAGTATTAATCCAAATGAGTGAAATTCGGTAAATCTTCCTGTTAAAACTATCTGTTTTTCGTTGATAAACAATGCCTGGGCCATGTTTTCGCTAGCACCCAGCAATTCCGGGTTAATAACCCAGCCTATACTTGCGGCAACTAAAGAACCGATCATTACCTTTAAAAGAACGTTTCCCTTCCGGCGCTTTATCAGGGCTGAAAATTTTTCGTAAAAGCGGGTAAATATGCCTCCGGAAATACCCGTCAGAACCGCGAGGATTAAAAGCCAGCCAACAGCAGTTATGTTCATGAAGTTATCAGCAACATCTACAGAAAAAAAACCAGGCCAGCCAAATAATTTGGAAATCAATACAGATGTCGTACTTGCAAGTATTCCGGGGAAAATATTTTTATATTCAAGGCGGGTTCTGTGAAGAACCTCGACAGCGAAAATGCCTCCTCCTATTGGGCTTTGGAAAATGGCTCCAATTGCAGCAGCAAGACCACAGATTGCAGCACTCCTCTGGTCTTCATGGTTGAAATTGGAAATACGTGAACATTTTTTGCCAGCGAATGACACCAGTCCGGCACTTACCCTGCCAAGTGGTCCAACGATTCCACCACTGCCAAAAGTTCCTATAGTTACAAGTGCTGCCCAGAATTTGAAAAATGTGGTGGATAAATACAGACGTTCATTTTTTATTCCTCTTATGGAAGAGGGCATCCCTTCTACTGAAGCATCGGGCTGGATTTTGTATATAATACCCCCAACGACCACAGCTCCTGCAATTGCCCACAGCGGTGCAGGATATCCCAAAACAGCTATCCGGTTCTGCATCATGCTCAAAAGACTTATAAATATCTGTACAACACAAGATCCGGTCAGACCTGCAATTACCGACAGAATCAGCCATTTGATTAAGTAACCACTGTTTCGGGAGGTATTTGTATCTATATCAGTTTCTTGACTTGTGATCTCATCAGTTTTCATGGAATAATTAACTCTGAGCCTACCCCGGTTGATATCCGCTACTGCGGGTTTGCAAGCTACTGTTTTACTCAGGAATTTTTTTTCAACAACCTAAAGATAATGGATAGAAAAGTACTATGCAAAGGGCTGTTGATTGATTTTGATTAGCTGGTCCGCAGGTAGAAGAGAAACCAGTGAGCTCTTGGGAGGAAATGATGTGGGGTCCATCCATACCACCTCCCATTCCCATTTCCTTAACCCAACGGATTTACGTTTCCCGCAGCACATGGTTTCCTGCCCTGTGCTGCGGGGATGCGTAAAGGTAGAGAATTAATTTCCTGCTTGCCAGCATATAAAACGACAACATATATTTCTAACCGTTAAAATAAACAAACAACACTTCAGGTGCCAGGGAATGCCGGTGAAAAACCGGAGCGGTCCTGCCACTGTAATCCCAATACCTTGATCGTCAGACACTGAGCGAAGTCGAAGTGTTAGG
This window harbors:
- a CDS encoding Chloride channel protein yields the protein MKTDEITSQETDIDTNTSRNSGYLIKWLILSVIAGLTGSCVVQIFISLLSMMQNRIAVLGYPAPLWAIAGAVVVGGIIYKIQPDASVEGMPSSIRGIKNERLYLSTTFFKFWAALVTIGTFGSGGIVGPLGRVSAGLVSFAGKKCSRISNFNHEDQRSAAICGLAAAIGAIFQSPIGGGIFAVEVLHRTRLEYKNIFPGILASTTSVLISKLFGWPGFFSVDVADNFMNITAVGWLLILAVLTGISGGIFTRFYEKFSALIKRRKGNVLLKVMIGSLVAASIGWVINPELLGASENMAQALFINEKQIVLTGRFTEFHSFGLILIIMAAVKIVITCIAVGSGMSAGFAGPSALSGMLLGAAASYFLGIEIGSPTYFAFVAAGFSGMIASVINVPLAAAVITTELFGLHYSLPAGVAAVIGFQINRTHTIYDIALKNKSLFTGILENGKTKLSNIKDRIGA